A single Triticum dicoccoides isolate Atlit2015 ecotype Zavitan chromosome 2A, WEW_v2.0, whole genome shotgun sequence DNA region contains:
- the LOC119359131 gene encoding uncharacterized protein LOC119359131 isoform X1, producing MVILCGGHPAPSVHSEFLSGWLSLNSTRMPYHLCSTERNIRKQNRHQQAITFAKSTSLQDSVASVKPSRLLPTVKPKTFPNSVPDEILSKLKLEESDAFYMLELWTTRELSSSLLDKNAATLIYLIDVDGASLLKRVPAIYGDQPAHGTTPLQFLPFQSGSVDIITFKGPKLQTIKEIWIGLEPGSWRLDGLNLKVMHGARNTPEDLEGALELKFSGL from the exons ATGGTGATCCTTTGTGGTGGCCACCCTGCTCCTTCGGTTCATTCTGAATTTTTATCTGGATGGCTATCACTCAACAGCACCAGAATGCCTTACCATTTGTGCTCAACCGAAAGGAACATCAGAAAGCAAAACAGACATCAGCAGGCGATTACCTTCGCAAAAAGCACTTCACTACAAG ATTCAGTGGCCTCTGTAAAGCCATCTCGTCTTCTGCCCACAGTGAAACCAAAAACATTTCCCAATAGCGTCCCTGATGAGATACTATCAAAACTCAAATTGGAAGAATCTGATGCCTTTTACATGCTAGAGCTGTGGACAACTAGAGAACTTAGTTCCTCTTTGCTAGATAAGAATGCTGCGACCTTAATCTACTTAATCGATGTTGACGGTGCCTCCTTGTTAAAAAGAGTACCAGCAATCTATGGGGACCAACCTGCACATGGCACCACGCCCTTACAATTCCTTCCTTTTCAAAGTGGTTCAGTTGATATCATCACCTTTAAAGGTCCCAAATTGCAGACAATCAAAGAAATCTGGATCGGCCTTGAACCAG GTTCATGGAGATTAGATGGTTTAAATTTGAAAGTGATGCATGGAGCACGGAATACACCTGAAGATCTTGAGGGAGCACTTGAGCTCAAGTTCAGCGGTTTATAG
- the LOC119359131 gene encoding uncharacterized protein LOC119359131 isoform X2 has product MVILCGGHPAPSVHSEFLSGWLSLNSTRMPYHLCSTERNIRKQNRHQQAITFAKSTSLQDSVASVKPSRLLPTVKPKTFPNSVPDEILSKLKLEESDAFYMLELWTTRELSSSLLDKNAATLIYLIDVDGASLLKRVPAIYGDQPAHGTTPLQFLPFQSGSVDIITFKGPKLQTIKEIWIGLEPDQVHGD; this is encoded by the exons ATGGTGATCCTTTGTGGTGGCCACCCTGCTCCTTCGGTTCATTCTGAATTTTTATCTGGATGGCTATCACTCAACAGCACCAGAATGCCTTACCATTTGTGCTCAACCGAAAGGAACATCAGAAAGCAAAACAGACATCAGCAGGCGATTACCTTCGCAAAAAGCACTTCACTACAAG ATTCAGTGGCCTCTGTAAAGCCATCTCGTCTTCTGCCCACAGTGAAACCAAAAACATTTCCCAATAGCGTCCCTGATGAGATACTATCAAAACTCAAATTGGAAGAATCTGATGCCTTTTACATGCTAGAGCTGTGGACAACTAGAGAACTTAGTTCCTCTTTGCTAGATAAGAATGCTGCGACCTTAATCTACTTAATCGATGTTGACGGTGCCTCCTTGTTAAAAAGAGTACCAGCAATCTATGGGGACCAACCTGCACATGGCACCACGCCCTTACAATTCCTTCCTTTTCAAAGTGGTTCAGTTGATATCATCACCTTTAAAGGTCCCAAATTGCAGACAATCAAAGAAATCTGGATCGGCCTTGAACCAG ATCAGGTTCATGGAGATTAG